A single Anopheles funestus chromosome 2RL, idAnoFuneDA-416_04, whole genome shotgun sequence DNA region contains:
- the LOC125765852 gene encoding protein polybromo-1, translated as MSKRRRMSSFQDDENSEDDASPEQSPVPATTRKKKRLDPMELCQHLYESIRTFKKEDGTTLCDTFIRAPKRRQEPSYYEVVMNPIDLLKVQQKLKTDSYEDVEDLAADIELIVNNAKAFYKPDSSEYQDACQLLDVFNTNKKRIIENQLEEGWLESKPRKITRPRKSLTAEEDEFDEGSDFDPYEELFAIVMTATDPLDNHDLHHMFQLLPSKKLYPGYYDIIDHPIDLKLIATKIQTSAYSNLNEMEKDLLQMTKNACTFNEPGSQIYKDAKMLKKIFMARKADIESGRYRKPLNRRPKIASSATVAALKEEIESSDDDFDDSMETEGDGPLWQLFDQLYNTANTNDPNALGAPLGESLWKLPNKRFHPEYYNLIKKPISMAQIRNKLKKGIYTHITDMTADLYLMLDNAKKANAPNSKIHKDAQKMQKILNQKLIDSGDLEESDEEEDEEDTDSSQPTSSRKKGRVARDVKSIGSPSHNSSGSALASKSNRLVPTTTLRKKLLSLHEFLVDFTYDEHQPMALFMEKPSKKLYPDYYQVIQHPIDMTTIEHNIKSDRYSTIDDIVGDYRLMFSNCRKYNEEGSMIYEDANILEKALNEKLKEFSGISKKFALSGKILKPARKSNSTPLETKLKQMYDTIREYREPKQNRQLSYIFMKLPSKSEYPDYYDIIKDPIDIEKIEKKLRQQIYESVDDMAADFMLMFENACKYNEPDSQIYKDALCLQQLLIQSKQALRSEETVPNVQQAVQELLLSLFTTFYNYQDEEGRCYSDSLAELSEYDDCDGNRVRAISLDLIKRRLDKGLYKRLDTFQEDIFSCLERARRLSRTDSQVFEDSIELQSFFIKKRDELCQNGNVLESPALSYNTMHLSAAVESLRQSKLLQEEETDTDSDAVQPSQGESMTIDQKVFSPGDFVYIDLPENKIPGIMYIERLWTTVDNIKMMNGLLLLRPHETFHVQTRKFMEQELFKSDQHIQIPLSKALNKCFVMHVRDYVKLKPENFPSKDVFVCESRYSSKARSFKKLKTWNFVRANDPVKLISREAPLEIKRVMSVFKERVEKHKEELSELQLQEAMLEKEKPNVVIYMNGVEDGNVYYEQYNTVCGGVVKTGDYVYVATESGKQSISQITSIWETKDGKILFRGPWLLTPPEVPGTISRLFYRQEVLLSTIQETTSAVAIVGRCAVLDQSEYITRRPTEIGESDVYMCESIFDEFKKQIRKIVAPSGLRKFTHSQMVTTDEVYHFRRPINPPKVTCGEIAAVQENKPITSTDFMDMKEDFGIIDDSIDGPPSIGSDTIMTASPHPTQTINTSTPTMTTKKSSKPGKKLVTGYILYSSEHRKTICASNPEATFGDVSRIVGNEWRNLSDQEKAIWEQRAIKINEESAAKYAAEMGESNCPSPANFKTDGPIIQDIVTNHAYECCWDKCDYQFEDPAEWSEHCIAEGAGCVYKTFQVSADQEFICIWRNCVRLRRNMPPFPSVTRLVKHVKEVHLTKGVSKLIQLQDRSKNYVHSKRPAGGIHAGNNVPIVNMSNVNSNNMGTITLQPMGNVGSHSLNGTNTNIMALSAQNTGGLSGNNQMQPMHAQQSTSMATAGGNNAPQIGNSIAAPYFSYISAQPAEPLFVTVPPRPQRVLHSEAYIKYIERLQQKSTYITPWQKTFTATRETIPNTDVNRLPQQWLGKRAQDRPDVVVDALWQLRNFMMKEVIQFDRF; from the exons ATGAGCAAACGACGTCGGATGAGTTCGTTCCAGGATGACGAAAACAGTGAAGATGATGCTTCCCCTGAGCAAAGCCCAGTGCCTGCTAcaacaagaaagaagaagaggcttgatccg ATGGAACTATGTCAACATCTTTACGAGTCCATTCGTACCTTCAAGAAGGAAGATGGCACAACGCTTTGTGACACATTTATTCGGGCACCGAAGCGACGTCAGGAACCTTCATACTACGAAGTGGTGATGAATCCGATTGATTTGTTGAAAGTACAACAAAAACTAAAGACAGATTCGTATGAGGATGTCGAGGATTTGGCCGCAGACATTGAATTGATAGTGAACAATGCGAAAGCATTTTATAAGCCTGACTCTTCTGAATATCAAGACGCATGCCAGCTGCTGGATGTGTTTAATACCAACAAAAAGCGTATCATAGAAAACCAACTAGAAGAAGGATGGTTAGAATCCAAGCCAAGGAAAATTACCCGTCCCAGAAAATCGCTTACCGCCGAAGAAGATGAATTCGATGAGGGTTCCGATTTTGACCCGTACGAGGAACTTTTCGCTATCGTCATGACGGCAACGGATCCTTTGGATAACCATGACCTACATCATATGTTTCAGTTGTTGCCATCGAAAAAGCTATATCCCGGCTATTATGACATCATCGATCATCCAATCGACTTGAAGCTGATTGCTACCAAAATTCAAACCAGCGCTTATTCAAACCTcaacgaaatggaaaaggaTCTGCTGCAAATGACAAAGAACGCATGCACCTTCAATGAGCCCGGGTCGCAAATTTACAAGGATGCAAAGATGCTAAAGAAAATCTTTATGGCACGAAAAGCGGATATAGAATCGGGACGGTACAGAAAACCACTCAACAGACGTCCCAAAATTGCGTCAAGTGCGACAGTAGCTGCGCTGAAGGAAGAAATCGAAAGTTCCGATGATGATTTTGATGATTCGATGGAAACGGAAGGCGATGGTCCACTTTGGCAATTATTTGACCAACTCTATAATACGGCCAACACTAACG ATCCCAATGCCTTAGGTGCACCATTGGGTGAATCTCTATGGAAGCTTCCGAACAAGCGTTTCCATCCGGAATACTACAACCTGATCAAAAAACCCATCTCCATGGCTCAAATAAGAAACAAACTGAAGAAAGGAATATACACCCACATTACTGATATGACGGCCGATCTGTATCTGATGCTGGATAATGCGAAAAAAGCGAACGCTCCAAACAGCAAAATTCACAAG GATGCacagaaaatgcaaaaaattcTCAATCAAAAACTAATTGATTCGGGTGATTTGGAAGAGAGTGACGAAGAAgaggatgaagaagatacgGATTCATCACAGCCAACTTCATCACGCAAAAAGGGACGTGTAGCGAGGGATGTCAAAAGCATCGGTTCACCTTCACACAATTCTTCCGGCAGTGCGCTCGCTTCCAAATCGAACCGCTTGGTACCAACGACAACGTTGAGAAAGAAGTTATTATCATTGCATGAATTTCTTGTTGATTTTACGTACGATGAACATCAACCAATGGCCTTGTTTATGGAAAAACCTTCTAAAAAGCTGTACCCAGACTACTATCAAGTCATACAGCATCCGATCGACATGACAACGATCGAGCACAATATCAAATCGGATCGTTACAGCACAATCGATGATATAGTGGGCGACTATCGTCTGATGTTTTCAAACTGTCGAAAATATAACGAGGAAGGATCTATGATCTATGAAGATGCCAACATTCTGGAAAAGGCATTGAATGAGAAACTGAAAGAATTTTCAGGAATAAGCAAGAAATTTGCCCTTTCAGGAAAAAT TCTTAAACCAGCGCGCAAAAGTAACTCTACGCCGCTGGAAACGAAACTAAAGCAAATGTACGATACCATACGGGAATACCGAGAACCGAAGCAAAACCGGCAACTTTCGTATATCTTTATGAAATTGCCTTCAAAAAGC GAATATCCCGATTATTATGACATCATCAAAGATCCGATTGACATTGagaaaatcgagaaaaaacTACGTCAGCAGATCTATGAAAGCGTCGATGATATGGCCGCAGATTTCATGCTTATGTTTGAAAACGCTTGCAAGTACAATGAGCCAGATTCTCAAATTTACAAGGACGCGCTCTGCCTGCAGCAATTGCTTATACAGTCGAAACAAGCGCTGCGGAGTGAAGAAACAGTACCGAATGTTCAGCAAGCGGTACAGGAACTTCTGCTGTCACTCTTTACTACATTTTATAATTACCAAGATGAAGAGGGCCGATGCTATTCGGATTCTTTGGCAGAACTAAGTGAATATGATGACTGTGACGGCAATAG GGTGAGAGCTATTTCGTTGGATCTTATCAAACGTCGCCTAGACAAGGGTTTGTACAAACGTTTGGATACATTCCAAGAGGACATTTTTAGCTGCCTTGAACGTGCCCGTCGACTCAGCCGTACCGATTCGCAAGTATTTGAAGATTCGATAGAGTTACAATCTTTTTTCATTAAGAAACGCGACGAACTGTGTCAAAATGGTAACGTGCTCGAATCGCCCGCCCTGAGCTATAACACAATGCACTTGAGTGCCGCTGTAGAATCTCTACGACAATCGAAATTGCTTCAAGAGGAAGAAACTGACACTGATAGTGATGCGGTG CAACCTTCTCAAGGAGAGAGTATGACAATTGATCAAAAAGTGTTTAGTCCCGGAGACTTTGTATATATCGACTTGccagaaaacaaaa TTCCTGGCATCATGTATATCGAGCGCTTATGGACAACGGTTGATAACATCAAAATGATGAACGGTTTATTGCTTCTACGACCGCACGAAACATTTCACGTGCAAACAAGGAAATTTATGGAGCAAGAACTTTTCAAAAGCGATCAACACATCCAAATCCCTCTGTCCAAAGCATTAAACAAATGCTTTGTTATGCACGTCCGGGATTATGTTAAGCTGAAGCCGGAAAATTTCCCCAGCaaggatgtttttgtttgcgaatCTCGATATAGTTCAAAGGCCAGGTCGttcaaaaaactgaaaacctGGAACTTTGTGCGCGCAAATGATCCAGTGAAACTAATTTCCCGCGAAGCACCGCTTGAAATAAAGCGTGTTATGTCCGTTTTTAAGGAGCGTGTGGAGAAGCATAAGGAAGAACTTTCGGAACTACAGCTGCAGGAAGCGATGCTTGAAAAGGAGAAACCAAACGTGGTTATATATATGAACGGTGTGGAAGATGGTAATGTGTATTATGAACAGTATAATACCGTATGTGGAGGTGTAGTCAAAACAGGCGATTACGTCTACGTGGCTACAGAATCCGGCAAGCAATCGATTTCACAGATTACATCAATTTGGGAAACAAAAGA tGGCAAAATTTTGTTCCGAGGACCTTGGCTTCTAACTCCACCCGAAGTACCTGGCACAATAAGCAGATTATTTTATCGACAAGAAGTTTTACTTTCGACTATTCAAGAAACAACTTCCGCTGTGGCAATTGTTGGTCGATGTGCGGTGCTCGATCAAAGCGAATACATCACTA GGAGACCAACAGAAATCGGAGAGTCCGACGTGTACATGTGCGAATCTATATTTGacgaatttaaaaaacaaattcgcaaAATAGTCGCACCGTCAGGTTTGCGTAAATTCACACACAGCCAAATGGTTACAACTGACGAAGTGTATCATTTCCGTCGTCCTATAAATCCTCCGAAG GTAACCTGTGGTGAAATTGCAGCAGTTCAGGAAAATAAGCCAATTACATCAACTGATTTTATg GACATGAAGGAAGACTTTGGCATCATCGATGATTCGATCGATGGGCCTCCGTCGATTGGCTCGGACACAATAATGACGGCATCGCCACATCCAACACAAACGATCAACACCAGCACACCGACAATGACCACCAAAAAATCATCTAAACCCGGCAAGAAGCTAGTGACAGGCTACATATTGTACTCTAGCGAACACCGGAAGACTATCTGTGCCAGCAATCCGGAGGCAACGTTCGGTGACGTATCACGAATAGTCGGAAACGAATGGCGTAATTTGAGCGATCAAGAAAAAGCGATTTGGGAACAGCGCGCGATTAAGATCAATGAAGAAAGTGCAGCGAAATATGCAGCTGAAATGGGAGAATCAAATTGTCCCAGCCCAGCCAACTTCAAGACCGACGGTCCAATCATACAGGACATCGTAACGAATCAT GCCTATGAATGCTGCTGGGATAAATGCGACTATCAATTTGAGGATCCTGCTGAATGGTCGGAGCACTGTATTGCCGAAGGTGCCGGATGTGTTTACAAGACCTTCCAGGTATCGGCGGATCAAGAATTTATTTGCATCTGGAGAAACTGTGTACGATTGCGCCGAAACATGCCACCGTTTCCATCTGTTACGCGGCTCGTGAAACACGTCAAGGAGGTGCACTTGACGAAAGGCGTTAGCAAGTTAATTCAGCTGCAGGATCGGAGCAAAAATTACGTACATTCGAAACGTCCTGCCGGTGGAATACATGCGGGAAATAATGTACCTATCGTTAACATGAGCAACGTAAACTCTAACAACATGGGAACGATCACTTTGCAACCGATGGGCAATGTAGGCAGCCATTCGTTGAATGGTACTAATACAAACATTATGGCCTTGTCAGCACAAAACACTGGCGGCTTGTCTGGGAATAATCAGATGCAACCAATGCACGCACAACAATCGACATCAATGGCCACTgccggtggaaacaatgcgcCACAAATTGGTAATTCGATTGCTGCACCATACTTCAGCT ACATTTCTGCTCAACCTGCGGAACCATTGTTCGTTACTGTGCCTCCCCGGCCACAACGGGTCCTACATTCGGAAGCATACATTAAGTACATCGAAAGACTGCAGCAGAAATCGACCTACATTACGCCTTGGCAGAAAACATTCACCGCTACAAGAGAGACAATTCCTAATACGGATGTAAACAGATTACCGCAGCAGTGGCTAGGAAAACGGGCCCAAGATCGTCCAGATGTTGTGGTGGATGCATTATGGCAATTGCGCAATTTCATGATGAAAGAAGTGATTCAATTTGATCGCTTTTAA
- the LOC125762866 gene encoding adhesion G protein-coupled receptor L1-like has product METLYTGHIHGFPPSANISYGSLSTAWGSQGGLIALGVVLGSSVSLVGLAFAFITYSLFSDLKSLAGTTLLSLLASLFMSQLIFVIGVGGVQDSELCLSLSLALLFMKLASLCWLCCCCHHALVLFRSNTNLHSYRESTMGKTLVSYSLVSWGYPLIMLGVAAAFKYKERELKFSGYAHIQVIAQIVQELNGENHCWLMEGAAYFWGFLMPATVLLFTGFYLACQGEGAIKIAAALQVDSRAKNKLIKKRGLQIGLFFKILVVLSSVVALGAIASIWNAMELWSIYSIAQGVQGLVVALLVSCNCKVLKLYSAPKTHKTRRGTYRNLKDGDGGKYGILSVSNPNYEDIVHIGSMPEDSPSSLTKMSYKEGSFVDRIDSSAPTALDYAFNGELSTSLSIDEVSKTPLPVSV; this is encoded by the exons atggaaactttGTACACTGGACATATCCATGGATTTCCTCCCTCAGCAAACATATCATACGGATCGTTAAGCACAGCATGGGGCTCCCAGGGAGGTCTAATTGCTTTAGGAGTAGTTCTTGGCAGCTCTGTTAGCTTAGTCGGGCTTGCATTTGCTTTCATAACGTACAG cTTATTTTCAGATTTAAAATCATTGGCAGGAACAACACTGTTAAGCCTGCTAGCTTCACTGTTTATGAGccaattaatttttgttattggAGTAGGAGGAGTACAG GACTCCGAGCTTTGTCTGTCACTTTCCTTGGCACTACTGTTCATGAAGCTGGCATCACTCTGTTGGCTGTGTTGCTGCTGTCACCATGCGCTCGTTTTATTTCGCTCCAACACCAATCTTCACTCGTATCGCGAATCAACCATGGGCAAAACGTTGGTTAGTTATAG TCTTGTGTCTTGGGGATATCCGTTGATTATGCTCGGCGTTGCTGCGGCCTTCAAATATAAGGAACGCGAGTTAAAATTTAGCGGCTACGCGCACATACAAGTCATTGCACAAATAGTGCAAGAGCTAAATGGTGAAAACCATTGCTG GTTAATGGAAGGAGCGGCATATTTTTGGGGCTTTCTCATGCCGGCAACTGTGTTGCTTTTTACCGGATTTTATCTAGCCTGTCAGGGGGAAGGAGCTATCAAAATTGCTGCAGCACTACAGGTTGATTCcagagcaaaaaataaattaattaaaaagcgTGGTTTGCAAATTGGACTATTTTTCAAG aTTTTGGTCGTGTTATCATCTGTTGTTGCTCTCGGTGCTATTGCTTCTATCTGGAATGCAATGGAGCTCTGGTCGATATACAGCATTGCTCAGGGAGTACAG GGTCTCGTGGTAGCATTGTTAGTGTCTTGTAACTGCAAAGTTTTGAAGCTCTATTCTGCACCGAAAACTCACAAAACTCGCCGTGGCACGTACCGCAATCTGAAGGACGGTGATGGAGGTAAATATGGTATCCTTTCGGTGTCCAACCCCAACTACGAGGATATAGTACATATCGGCAGTATGCCCGAGGACAGTCCATCGAGCCTTACCAAGATGTCCTACAAAGAAGGTAGCTTCGTCGATCGCATCGATAGCTCAGCACCGACAGCACTTGACTATGCTTTTAATGGTGAATTGTCTACTTCACTCTCGATTGATGAGGTGTCGAAAACTCCCTTGCCGGTATCAGTATAG
- the LOC125765853 gene encoding D-aspartate oxidase-like, whose amino-acid sequence MCTNNQQFVILGGGINGLSCAMRLSDEFPCATIQIISDSFSPNTTSDVAAGLWGPYVLGETSITDCRRWAQETHDYFLQLWRNGYADRCGICLLPVVEYYEKATSAPWWHDIVFGFREMDIASENIKLINAKNFHTAFMYITFTCEPSKLMKHYRDILSTRNVTFRQEHLESVPRLECMNIPANAIIINCLGLGSQCVADDADLFPVRGQVQRVKATSVFHSFANDSYYIIPNTDTVVLGGTKQKSNHQLVSPVDRYNIRIGCQNIIPSLRDALLVKDNVGLRPVRSSGVRLELTDIVFANGERHAIVHNYGHGGAGITLAWGCAGEVTRLVHEYGTKMPNLQLKL is encoded by the exons ATGTGTACAAACAATCAACAATTTGTGATTTTAGGCGGTGGAATAAATGGCCTCTCCTGTGCGATGCGTTTGTCGGATGAATTCCCTTGCGCGACAATACAGATTATAAGTGATAGTTTCAGTCCCAACACCACTAGTGATGTCGCGGCAGGATTGTGGGGACCATACGTTTTAGGCGAAACATCGATCACCGATTGTAG ACGATGGGCACAAGAAACACACGACTATTTCCTCCAACTATGGCGCAATGGATATGCCGATCGGTGCGGAATTTGTTTACTCCCCGTAGTGGAGTATTATGAAAAGGCTACATCCGCTCCCTGGTGGCATGATATTGTGTTTGGATTTCGTGAAATGGACATTGCAtctgaaaatattaaactgaTCAACGCGAAGAACTTTCACACTGCTTTTATGTACATAACGTTTACCTGTGAACCGTCCAAACTAATGAAACACTATCGTGACATTTTGTCAACACGGAATGTTACGTTTCGCCAAGAACATTTGGAAAGTGTCCCCCGTTTAGAGTGCATGAACATTCCGGCAAATGCAATCATTATCAATTGTTTAGGCTTGGGTTCGCAATGCGTTGCTGATGATGCAGACTTATTTCCTGTTCGTGGCCAGGTACAACGTGTAAAAGCAACTTCCGTGTTTCATTCGTTCGCGAATGACTCGTACTACATAATTCCCAATACGGACACCGTTGTTTTGGGtggaacgaagcaaaaaagtaACCATCAACTGGTAAGCCCCGTTGATCGGTACAACATCAGAATAGGTTGTCAAAACATTATTCCTTCATTGAGAGATGCGTTACTCGTAAAAGATAATGTTGGGTTACGTCCGGTCAGATCTTCCGGAGTACGTTTGGAGCTAACAGATATTGTTTTCGCTAATG GAGAGCGTCATGCGATTGTCCACAACTATGGTCACGGTGGGGCAGGAATTACACTCGCCTGGGGATGTGCCGGTGAAGTGACGCGTCTGGTGCATGAATATGGTACGAAAATGCCGAATCTGCAACTGAAACTGTAA
- the LOC125762861 gene encoding juvenile hormone esterase: MRVTFQIHRWKMVDVQLVLFIVILTTGTVTGRTSDKLKVTLPHGGTLTGRYLTTFTGQGILAFLGVPFAKPPVNELRFKAPVPFGPWIGDRLATTDAPLCTQRDPYRRDVSISGVEDCLQLNVYVPDRPRSPLLRSNATNPVPFPVMVFFHGGGWQCGSGTRSFYGPDFLLEHDVIYIGANFRLGPLGFLSTEQADCPGNNGLKDQNLVLRWIQENVASFGGDPNSVTVFGESAGGASGTYHMMSPLSQGLFQRVISQSGVNLDAWAQPAHPGVARARSIELGKMLNCPQGVDGRFNEMLDCLRRASGEDITRKFYDFFVWDTDPMIPFPPVVEPDLPGAFITKHPRDEYEPHAIGIPWMTGLTLDEGALKSASLINIPKLRQSLNDHWEQALPVSLYYDHHEPERQRQITQDINSFYFKNQKLVEETEKNLTNLYSDAWFLAGMDEYLRIRLLGHDQRSSTSKVGPTFVYLFAQKASSSFTEIFEGGKEKYYGVCHAEELQYMFPIGKELPNFHTAIPTDEELEIRRIITKLWVNFARTGNPTPDEEAASDTPQWPAVEQFPLQYLRIGSLDSSQEPIIALETGLFEERAAFWRKLRAHHLAGEVNPKVEPRNEL; this comes from the exons atgagaGTAACATTCCAAATACATAGATGGAAAATGGTAGATGTTCAACTAGTTCTATTCATCGTGATATTGACTACCGGCACAGTAACAGGACGAACATCGGATAAATTAAAAGTTACTCTACCTCACGGTGGTACACTGACTGGTAGATATTTAACCACGTTTACCGGTCAAGGCATTCTCGCTTTTCTTGGAGTACCATTTGCAAAACCACCCGTCAATGAGCTGAGGTTTAAG GCTCCCGTACCTTTTGGACCATGGATCGGTGATCGACTAGCCACTACTGATGCCCCGTTATGTACCCAGCGTGATCCATACAGGCGTGATGTATCCATTTCCGGTGTGGAAGATTGCTTACAGCTAAACGTATATGTGCCTGATCGGCCACGATCACCATTGTTAAGATCAAATGCAACGAATCCCGTTCCGTTCCCAGTGATGGTGTTCTTTCACGGTGGTGGTTGGCAATGTGGCTCCGGTACTCGCTCTTTCTATGGGCCTGATTTCTTACTTGAGCATGACGTCATCTATATTGGGGCAAACTTCCGACTGGGACCGCTTGGTTTTCTCAGCACCGAGCAAGCGGACTGTCCGGGAAACAATGGACTAAAGGATCAAAACTTGGTGCTCCGATGGATTCAAGAGAATGTAGCATCTTTCGGTGGTGATCCGAACTCCGTTACTGTGTTTGGTGAAAGTGCCGGTGGAGCAAGTGGAACGTATCACATGATGTCGCCACTTTCGCAAGGCCTGTTTCAACGAGTTATCTCACAATCCGGTGTAAACTTAGATGCTTGGGCTCAACCAGCACATCCAGGTGTTGCACGGGCACGATCGATTGAGttaggaaaaatgttgaactgCCCCCAAGGTGTTGATGGACGTTTCAATGAAATGCTGGACTGCCTACGGCGTGCTTCTGGAGAAGATATTACCAGGAAGTTTTATGACTTTTTT GTTTGGGATACCGATCCAATGATCCCATTTCCACCCGTTGTAGAACCCGACTTGCCGGGAGCATTCATAACGAAACATCCAAGAGATGAGTATGAACCACATGCGATCGGCATTCCATGGATGACGGGACTAACACTGGACGAGGGAGCTTTGAAAAGTGCTT CTTTAATAAATATTCCGAAACTTCGACAGAGTTTGAATGACCATTGGGAACAAGCGCTACCAGTTTCGTTGTACTACGATCACCATGAACCTGAAAGGCAGCGCCAAATCACACAGGATATAAACAGTTTTTACTTCAAAAATCAAAAGCTAGTTGAAGAAACtgagaaaaatttaacaaat CTTTATTCGGATGCTTGGTTTTTAGCTGGCATGGACGAATATCTGCGCATACGTTTACTTGGACATGACCAACGTTCATCGACATCAAAAGTAGGACCAACGTTTGTGTACCTTTTCGCACAAAAAGCTTCCTCCAGCTTTACAGAAATATTTGaaggaggaaaagaaaaatattacg GTGTTTGCCATGCGGAGGAACTTCAGTACATGTTTCCCATTGGAAAAGAACTTCCAAATTTCCATACGGCCATCCCCACCGATGAGGAGCTCGAGATACGACGCATTATTACAAAGCTATGGGTTAATTTTGCTCGTACCGGTAATCCAACGCCCGATGAGGAAGCAGCTAGCGATACGCCGCAGTGGCCTGCAGTCGAACAGTTTCCATTGCAGTATCTACGCATTGGTAGCTTGGACTCTTCCCAGGAACCGATTATTGCGCTGGAAACGGGATTGTTTGAGGAGCGTGCTGCATTTTGGCGTAAACTAAGAGCACATCATCTGGCTGGAGAAGTTAACCCGAAAGTTGAGCCACGAAATGAACTTTGA